A genome region from Magnolia sinica isolate HGM2019 chromosome 8, MsV1, whole genome shotgun sequence includes the following:
- the LOC131252522 gene encoding phospholipase D beta 1-like isoform X2, translating into MEIALKIANKIKVNERFSAYIVIPMWPEGDLTSVPTQRILFWQNKTMQMMYDIIYKALEEVGLEKTYVPQDYLNFFCLGNREAADGTDASCGSPAANTPQCDE; encoded by the exons ATGGAAATTGCTCTTAAGATTGCAAACAAGATCAAAGTGAATGAGAGATTTTCTGCCTATATAGTTATCCCAATGTGGCCTGAAGGTGATCTAACAAGTGTTCCTACACAGAGGATTCTTTTTTGGCAG AATAAAACAATGCAAATGATGTATGACATAATTTATAAGGCCTTGGAAGAGGTTGGGCTCGAGAAAACATATGTGCCACAAGATTATTTGAATTTTTTCTGCCTTGGCAATCGTGAGGCTGCAGATGGAACCGATGCTTCATGTGGAAGTCCTGCAGCAAACACTCCCCAA TGTGACGAATGA
- the LOC131252522 gene encoding phospholipase D beta 1-like isoform X1: MEIALKIANKIKVNERFSAYIVIPMWPEGDLTSVPTQRILFWQNKTMQMMYDIIYKALEEVGLEKTYVPQDYLNFFCLGNREAADGTDASCGSPAANTPQVILLFLKHFL; the protein is encoded by the exons ATGGAAATTGCTCTTAAGATTGCAAACAAGATCAAAGTGAATGAGAGATTTTCTGCCTATATAGTTATCCCAATGTGGCCTGAAGGTGATCTAACAAGTGTTCCTACACAGAGGATTCTTTTTTGGCAG AATAAAACAATGCAAATGATGTATGACATAATTTATAAGGCCTTGGAAGAGGTTGGGCTCGAGAAAACATATGTGCCACAAGATTATTTGAATTTTTTCTGCCTTGGCAATCGTGAGGCTGCAGATGGAACCGATGCTTCATGTGGAAGTCCTGCAGCAAACACTCCCCAAGTAATTCTTTTGTTCCTGAAGCATTTTTTGTAG
- the LOC131253733 gene encoding probable LRR receptor-like serine/threonine-protein kinase At3g47570 encodes MDLPPMNLWAFWSFLFLSSCLFGSSANFSNETDRLSLLNFKHLITEDPLNSLSSWNHTLHFCHWQGVTCGGRRHPQRVTALNLTGQKLVGPISPFIGNLSFLRIIDLSNNSFSGPIPEEMGRLFRLRLLSLYNNTFTGEIPANLTHCSELKVLLVFRNRLAGRIPTELGSLLKLSQLDLGQNSLIGSIPPSLGNLSFLTYLFLSENSLDGSIPDDLGRLANLENFFISENEVSGRIPTQLYNLSSIIIFDVGLNRLHGNLPPNLGLILPNLQGLYAGGNQFTGPIPVSLSNASGLAVINLAKNSFSGSVPMNFGSLKGTLSKLRLWGNKLGIGKGRDLTFLDSLTNCSSLQELDVGINRLNGVLPDSIANLSIQLRKLILGDNMIFGSIPSGIQNLIGLTVLDVGHNFLTGTIPISVGMLNKVERLYFNRNELSGQIPSSLSNISRLYILTLSGNNLMGRIPSSIENCINMQLIHLENNNLSGTLPRELFSIPSLIQLNVGNNSFTGSLPLEAGSLKALGNFIVSNNKLSGEIPSSLGNCRSLEYLQLDGNFFQGLIPSSFSSLGGLRSLDLSRNNLSGEIPEYLEKLALEYLNLSFNNLEGELPKQGVFGNVSQVSVLGNSKLCGGIQELQLPPCSSQASKKQGMSLASKVKFSIIGAVLFVISLSCFFASLYWVRKSKRKPFAVPSVEDSFVIVSYAELFKATDGFSSANLVSTGSFGTVFKGILDRLGTMVAIKVFNLQRQGAMRTFIAECEALRNIRHRNLVKIITCCSSIDFKGNDFKALVYEYMPNGSLEKWLHGDGHDQLGRKLKFTQRLNIAIDVASALDYLHNHCKTSIIHRDLKPSNILLDDDMIAHVSDFGLARFLSEVAQTSSLGMKGSIGYIAPEYAMGGKASTQGDVYSYGILLLEMITGKGPIDDMFKDNLSLHHYAKLALPEQVMRIADPQLLLEEAEVAQCNGKHINTRNKIHDCLISMVKIGVLCSAESPRERMVMRDVAAEMRAIRDLFLWARIH; translated from the exons ATGGATCTCCCGCCTATGAACTtatgggcattttggtcatttctctttctctcttcctgtTTGTTCGGATCTTCTGCTAACTTCTCCAACGAAACTGATCGGCTTTCTTTACTGAATTTCAAACATCTGATAACTGAAGATCCTCTCAATTCCTTGAGCTCATGGAATCATACTCTCCACTTCTGTCACTGGCAAGGTGTCACATGCGGTGGTCGCCGTCATCCTCAAAGGGTCACCGCCTTAAACCTCACTGGCCAgaaattggtgggtcccatatctcccttcatagggaacctCTCCTTCCTCAGGATAATCGATCTCTCAAACAACAGCTTCAGCGGCCCAATTCCTGAAGAGATGGGCCGTTTGTTCCGCTTGCGGCTTCTTAGTCTGTACAACAATACATTCACCGGAGAAATTCCTGCAAATCTGACCCACTGTTCTGAACTCAAAGTCCTTTTGGTTTTCCGGAACCGGCTTGCAGGGAGGATTCCAACTGAGCTCGGCTCTCTATTGAAGCTCTCCCAATTGGACCTTGGTCAGAACAGTCTTATAGGAAGCATCCCAccttcacttggaaacctttcATTTCTCACTTACCTTTTTCTCTCAGAAAACAGTCTGGACGGCAGCATCCCAGACGACCTTGGTCGGTTGgcaaacttagagaatttttttatttctgaAAATGAAGTGTCAGGTAGGATTCCGACCCAGCTATACAATCTCTCCTCTATTATCATTTTCGACGTGGGATTGAACAGATTGCATGGAAATCTTCCTCCCAACTTAGGCCTCATTCTTCCTAATCTCCAAGGCCTCTATGCTGGAGGAAACCAATTCACAGGACCCATACCagtttcattatccaatgcttcCGGACTTGCAGTTATTAACCTTGCTAAAAATAGCTTTAGCGGATCTGTGCCCATGAATTTTGGAAGCCTCAAGGGTACTCTGTCCAAGTTACGTTTGTGGGGCAATAAACTTGGAATTGGGAAAGGTCGTGACTTGACTTTTCTTGATTCTTTGACGAATTGCAGTAGCTTACAAGAACTGGACGTAGGCATTAACCGTCTCAACGGTGTGTTGCCTGACTCCATAGCTAATCTTTCGATCCAGCTGAGAAAACTAATTTTAGGTGATAACATGATATTCGGAAGCATACCATCTGGGATTCAGAATCTAATCGGCTTAACAGTACTGGATGTAGGGCATAACTTTCTGACAGGTACAATTCCCATCAGTGTTGGGATGCTTAACAAGGTGGAGAGACTCTACTTTAACAGAAACGAATTATCAGGGCAAATTCCTTCTTCCTTGAGTAACATCTCCCGATTGTACATACTCACCTTATCTGGAAACAACCTAATGGGGAGAATCCCTTCAAGTATTGAAAATTGTATAAACATGCAGTTAATACACCTGGAAAATAATAACTTGAGCGGTACATTACCCAGAGAACTTTTCAGCATTCCCTCTTTGATTCAACTCAATGTTGGAAACAACTCTTTTACTGGTAGTCTGCCACTGGAAGCTGGTTCCTTGAAAGCTCTCGGAAACTTCATTGTTTCTAATAACAAGTTGTCCGGCGAAATTCCAAGCTCACTAGGCAATTGTCGCAGCCTAGAGTATCTCCAGTTGGATGGGAACTTCTTTCAAGGATTAATTCCTTCATCATTTAGTAGTCTAGGAGGCCTTCGATCCCTGGATCTTTCACGCAACAACTTGTCCGGAGAGATTCCAGAATACCTAGAGAAGCTTGCTCTAGAGTATCTAAATCTATCCTTCAATAATTTGGAGGGTGAATTACCAAAACAAGGGGTCTTCGGAAATGTCAGTCAAGTTTCAGTACTCGGAAATAGTAAGCTTTGTGGGGGTATTCAAGAATTACAATTGCCTCCATGCTCTAGCCAAGCTTCCAAGAAACAAGGGATGTCTCTTGCTTCAAAAGTCAAATTCTCAATAATTGGTGCTGTCCTGTTTGTTATTTCATTATCATGCTTCTTTGCCTCTCTTTATTGGGTAAGAAAGTCGAAACGGAAACCTTTTGCTGTGCCTTCTGTGGAGGATTCTTTTGTGATCGTATCTTATGCAGAACTCTTTAAAGCAACAGATGGGTTCTCCTCAGCCAATTTGGTCAGCACTGGAAGTTTTGGCACTGTATTTAAAGGAATTCTAGATCGTCTTGGAACTATGGTAGCAATTAaagtcttcaaccttcaacgaCAAGGAGCTATGAGGACCTTCATTGCCGAATGTGAGGCCTTGagaaacattaggcatcggaatctTGTTAAGATCATAACTTGTTGCTCAAGCATTGATTTCAAAGGAAATGATTTTAAAGCTCTAGTTTATGAGTACATGCCTAATGGAAGTCTAGAGAAGTGGTTGCACGGAGATGGTCATGACCAGCTGGGAAGGAAATTGAAGTTTACTCAAAGGCTAAACATTGCTATAGATGTGGCTTCTGCACTAGATTATCTGCATAATCATTGCAAAACGTCAATCATTCATCGCGATTTAAAACCGAGCAacattcttcttgatgatgatatgattgcTCATGTGAGTGATTTTGGGCTAGCCAGGTTCTTATCTGAAGTTGCTCAAACTAGTTCGCTTGGAATGAAGGGATCTATTGGGTACATTGCTCCAG AGTATGCGATGGGTGGTAAagcatctacacaaggagatgttTACAGCTATGGAATCCTACTATTGGAGATGATCACCGGGAAGGGGCCAATTGATGACATGTTTAAAgacaatctaagccttcatcattATGCTAAGTTGGCTTTGCCTGAACAAGTAATGAGAATTGCTGATCCACAACTGCTCTTAGAAGAAGCCGAAGTAGCTCAATGCAATGGAAAACATATTAATACAAGAaataaaattcatgattgcttgatttcaatggtcaaaatcGGTGTGCTGTGCTCTGCAGAATCTCCAAGAGAAAGAATGGTGATGAGGGATGTTGCTGCAGAAATGCGTGCAATCAGGGACTTGTTTCTTTGGGCTAGGATTCACTGA